From Pseudoalteromonas sp. R3, one genomic window encodes:
- the pnp gene encoding polyribonucleotide nucleotidyltransferase: MQAIIKEFQLGQHTVTLETGAIARQADGAVLASIGDTSVLVTVVGKREAAPGQDFFPLTVNYQEKMYAAGRIPGGFLKREGRPSDNETLIARLIDRPIRPLFPDGFVNEVQVIATVVSSNPEIQPDMVAMIGTSAALAISGVPFNGPIGAVRVGFTDGQYVLNPSVTELEQSKLDLVVAGTEGAVLMVESEAEILTEEEMLGAVVYGHEQSQAIIKAVNEFAAEAGKPAWDWTAPEKNVELSDKIAAIAEQKVGDAYRITDKVARKDALSEAKAEVVEKLTAELAEGEALDEQEVSKLFSSLEKKIVRGRIIAGEKRIDGREPDMVRALDVMTGVLPRTHGSAIFTRGETQALVTATLGTERDSQMMDNLIGTQKHHFMLHYNFPPFCVGETGFIGSPKRREIGHGNLAKRGVQAVMPTLEEFPYSVRVVSEITESNGSSSMASVCGTSLALMDAGVPIKSSVAGIAMGLVKEGDDFVVLSDILGDEDHLGDMDFKVAGNSAGVTALQMDIKIEGITKEIMQIALRQAKAARLHILSVMDQAIASPSQDLSEFAPRIYTMNIPPKKIADVIGKGGAVIRQLTEETDTTIEIEDDGTIKIAATNGNSAKEAIARIEALTAELEVGTIYTGKVNRIVDFGAFVNVLPGKDGLVHISQISKERVNNVADHLSVGQEVKVKVLEVDRQGRVRLSIKEALESEAAPAAE; encoded by the coding sequence GTGCAAGCAATTATTAAAGAATTCCAACTTGGTCAACACACAGTAACCCTGGAAACAGGCGCGATTGCGCGTCAGGCTGACGGTGCTGTATTGGCCAGTATTGGCGACACTTCTGTACTAGTCACTGTTGTAGGTAAGCGTGAAGCGGCACCTGGTCAGGACTTTTTCCCTCTGACAGTAAACTATCAGGAAAAAATGTATGCGGCAGGCCGTATCCCTGGTGGCTTCCTGAAGCGTGAAGGCCGTCCTTCAGACAATGAAACGCTGATTGCGCGTCTGATCGACCGTCCAATCCGTCCTCTGTTCCCGGACGGCTTTGTAAACGAAGTACAAGTTATCGCGACAGTGGTTTCTTCAAACCCTGAAATTCAACCAGATATGGTTGCAATGATTGGTACTTCTGCAGCGCTGGCAATTTCTGGTGTACCTTTCAATGGTCCAATCGGTGCCGTACGTGTTGGTTTCACTGATGGTCAGTACGTACTGAACCCGTCAGTGACAGAGCTTGAGCAAAGTAAACTTGACCTGGTTGTTGCTGGTACCGAAGGTGCTGTACTAATGGTTGAGTCAGAAGCTGAAATTCTGACTGAAGAAGAAATGCTGGGTGCGGTTGTGTATGGCCATGAGCAATCACAGGCTATCATCAAGGCTGTGAATGAGTTTGCTGCAGAAGCAGGCAAGCCAGCTTGGGACTGGACTGCACCAGAGAAAAACGTTGAGCTGTCTGACAAAATCGCAGCCATCGCTGAGCAAAAAGTAGGTGACGCTTACCGCATCACTGATAAAGTTGCTCGTAAAGATGCACTAAGCGAAGCAAAAGCGGAGGTGGTTGAGAAGTTGACTGCTGAGCTGGCTGAAGGCGAAGCGCTGGACGAGCAGGAAGTATCTAAGCTGTTCAGCTCACTTGAGAAGAAAATCGTACGTGGCCGTATCATCGCGGGCGAGAAGCGGATCGATGGCCGTGAACCAGACATGGTTCGTGCACTTGACGTGATGACGGGCGTATTGCCACGTACACACGGTTCAGCGATCTTCACGCGTGGTGAAACTCAGGCTTTGGTTACTGCTACTTTAGGTACAGAGCGCGATTCACAAATGATGGACAACCTGATTGGCACGCAGAAGCATCACTTCATGCTGCACTATAACTTCCCTCCATTCTGTGTGGGTGAGACAGGTTTCATCGGTTCGCCTAAGCGCCGTGAAATTGGTCACGGTAACCTGGCTAAGCGCGGTGTACAAGCGGTTATGCCAACGCTTGAAGAATTCCCGTACTCTGTACGTGTGGTTTCTGAGATCACTGAATCAAACGGTTCTTCTTCAATGGCGTCTGTATGTGGTACGTCTCTTGCCCTGATGGATGCCGGTGTACCAATCAAGTCATCTGTTGCGGGTATCGCGATGGGTCTGGTTAAAGAAGGCGATGATTTTGTCGTACTTTCTGACATCCTGGGTGACGAAGACCACCTGGGTGACATGGACTTTAAAGTAGCGGGTAACAGCGCGGGTGTAACTGCACTTCAGATGGATATCAAGATTGAAGGTATCACCAAAGAAATCATGCAGATTGCACTGCGTCAGGCAAAAGCAGCACGTCTGCATATCCTGAGTGTGATGGACCAGGCAATCGCTAGCCCATCTCAGGACCTGTCTGAGTTCGCACCACGTATCTACACCATGAACATTCCACCTAAGAAGATTGCTGATGTAATCGGTAAAGGTGGCGCTGTGATCCGTCAGCTTACGGAAGAAACAGATACAACTATCGAAATCGAAGATGACGGTACTATTAAGATTGCTGCAACCAACGGTAACAGTGCGAAAGAAGCGATTGCTCGTATCGAAGCACTGACTGCTGAGCTGGAAGTAGGCACTATCTACACAGGTAAAGTAAACCGCATCGTAGACTTTGGTGCATTTGTAAACGTACTGCCTGGTAAAGATGGTCTGGTACACATTTCACAGATCAGCAAAGAGCGCGTAAACAACGTAGCTGATCACCTGAGCGTTGGTCAGGAAGTGAAAGTAAAAGTACTGGAAGTAGACCGTCAGGGTCGTGTGCGTCTGAGCATCAAAGAAGCATTAGAGTCAGAAGCGGCACCTGCTGCTGAGTAA
- the rpsO gene encoding 30S ribosomal protein S15: protein MSLSNQEKAEIVAKFARAEGDTGSPEVQVALLTADINKLQGHFANHKHDFHSRRGLLRKVSQRRNLLDYLKGKSVERYSALIKELGLRR from the coding sequence ATGTCACTAAGCAATCAAGAAAAAGCAGAAATCGTAGCAAAATTCGCACGCGCAGAAGGCGACACTGGTTCTCCTGAAGTTCAGGTTGCACTGTTAACTGCTGATATCAACAAGCTACAAGGTCACTTCGCGAACCACAAGCATGACTTCCACTCACGTCGTGGTCTGCTACGTAAAGTAAGCCAGCGTCGTAACCTGCTTGACTACCTTAAAGGTAAGAGCGTAGAGCGTTACTCTGCACTAATCAAAGAGCTTGGCCTACGTCGCTAA
- the truB gene encoding tRNA pseudouridine(55) synthase TruB yields MARRSKGRPIDGIVLLNKPQGISSNKALQQAKGIYFAQKAGHTGALDPLATGMLPICFGEATKFTQFLLDTDKTYVVRAKLGERTTTSDSDGEVVETRPVQITREQLEQDVASFLGESDQYPSMYSALKYQGQPLYKYAREGIEVPRKCRKINVYSISLDEYDEQAQEIQMTVHVSKGTYIRTIVDDLGEKLGCGAHVIMLHRSEVGHYPSDKMITLEELEEKLQQAKAEDLPPSTYIDALLLPMDTALVDLPAVEISAEQGVAFSHGQTVVVGELPEGVLKVVADGRFVGIGERNQHGHLKAKRALSSAQ; encoded by the coding sequence ATGGCACGTCGTAGTAAAGGCCGTCCAATAGACGGGATTGTGTTGCTTAACAAGCCGCAGGGGATCTCCTCCAATAAAGCCTTGCAACAAGCCAAAGGCATTTACTTTGCGCAAAAAGCGGGTCACACAGGGGCGCTCGATCCGCTGGCAACGGGCATGCTGCCAATCTGCTTTGGTGAAGCAACTAAGTTTACCCAGTTCCTGCTGGACACAGATAAAACGTACGTGGTAAGAGCCAAGCTAGGCGAACGTACCACGACATCAGATTCTGATGGCGAAGTGGTTGAAACACGTCCGGTACAAATTACTCGCGAGCAGCTAGAGCAGGACGTCGCCAGTTTTCTGGGTGAGTCGGATCAATATCCGTCCATGTATTCGGCGCTAAAGTATCAGGGTCAACCTTTATACAAGTACGCTCGTGAGGGCATCGAAGTGCCGCGCAAGTGTCGTAAGATCAACGTTTATTCGATCAGCTTGGATGAATACGACGAGCAGGCGCAAGAGATCCAGATGACAGTGCATGTCTCAAAAGGGACTTACATTCGTACCATAGTGGATGACTTGGGCGAGAAGCTTGGCTGTGGGGCGCATGTCATTATGCTGCATCGCTCTGAAGTGGGCCATTATCCGAGTGATAAAATGATTACGCTGGAAGAGCTTGAAGAAAAACTTCAGCAGGCCAAAGCGGAAGATTTGCCGCCGTCGACTTACATCGATGCGTTGTTACTCCCGATGGACACGGCGCTGGTTGATTTACCGGCGGTAGAGATCAGTGCGGAGCAGGGAGTGGCATTCAGCCACGGTCAGACCGTGGTGGTTGGTGAGCTGCCAGAGGGCGTACTGAAAGTCGTGGCTGATGGTCGTTTTGTCGGTATTGGTGAGCGCAACCAGCACGGCCATTTAAAGGCCAAGCGGGCCTTATCCAGCGCACAATAA
- the rbfA gene encoding 30S ribosome-binding factor RbfA: MREFSRTDRVAQQIQKEIAVILQREIKDPRLGMVTVSAVEVSRDLSYAKVFITVLGGDDDKTKENLSILNEATGYIRSLLGKRIRARIMPELRFVLDNSLMEGMRISNLVDEVIRKDNEKRGDEAQSDTKSDDGEA, encoded by the coding sequence ATGAGAGAATTTTCTCGTACTGATCGTGTTGCACAACAGATCCAAAAAGAAATTGCCGTGATTTTGCAGCGTGAGATTAAAGATCCACGTTTGGGCATGGTCACCGTATCGGCTGTAGAAGTATCGCGCGACTTGTCCTACGCCAAGGTCTTTATCACTGTGCTTGGCGGTGACGATGACAAAACCAAAGAAAACCTGTCGATTTTAAATGAAGCGACAGGCTATATCCGTTCACTGCTGGGCAAACGGATCCGCGCGCGGATCATGCCGGAGCTGCGTTTTGTGCTGGATAACTCATTGATGGAAGGCATGCGCATTTCTAACCTGGTTGATGAAGTGATCCGCAAAGACAATGAAAAGCGTGGTGACGAAGCGCAGTCTGATACGAAAAGCGACGACGGAGAAGCCTGA
- the infB gene encoding translation initiation factor IF-2, giving the protein MAEVSIEKLAENIGTTVDKLLQQLADAGITKATGDHVTESEKAQLLDHLSKQHGGTGSEGPERMTLQRKSKSTLSVTGSHGKAKSVQVEVRKKRTYVKKSAIEQQKEQERLAAEEAARKEAELKAQQEAEQKAKEEAERKAQEEAERKALEEAERKAKDEAKRAAQAERQAKEQQSEEVDSAQQEKEKLEAERLRKEAEAAALKKAEEEAKRKAEEAKRLAEENEARWKAEEEERARREASADHHLTTSTYAREAEDESDAQEEKSARRKKKKKPAEKVAQPVRGKGKKGKLKAPTSLQHGFKKPVSEVKQEVRISETITVAELASRMAVKGVEVVKTMMKMGEMVTINQVIDQETAQVVAEEMGHKVVLVKENELEEKVLSERNESEALEQRAPVVTVMGHVDHGKTSTLDYIRKAKVAAGEAGGITQHIGAYHVETEGGMITFLDTPGHAAFTSMRARGAKATDIVVLVVAADDGVMPQTKEAVQHAKAAEVPLIIAVNKMDKEGIDPDRVKNELAQLDVIPEEWGGDTQFVHISAKTGLGIDDLLEAILMQSELLELKAAHKGMASGVVIESRLDKGRGPVATVLVQSGELNQGDIVLCGLEYGRVRAMKDENGKDITTAGPSIPVEILGMSGVPAAGDEATVVKDERKAREVALYRQGKFRDVKLARQQKAKLENMFTNMTEGDVSEVNVVLKADVQGSIEAISDSLVKLSTDEVKVKIVGSGVGGITETDATLAAASNAIIVGFNVRADASARKVIEAENLDLRYYSVIYDLIEEVKQAMSGMLAPEFKQEIIGLAEVRDVFKSPKIGSVAGCMVTEGVVKRSAPIRVLRDNVVIYEGELESLRRFKDDVAEVRNGMECGIGVKNYNDVKVGDQIEVFETVEVQRTL; this is encoded by the coding sequence ATGGCAGAAGTGAGCATAGAGAAACTAGCCGAAAACATTGGTACAACTGTTGATAAATTACTCCAGCAGTTGGCAGATGCAGGGATCACCAAAGCCACTGGCGACCATGTTACTGAAAGTGAGAAAGCACAATTGCTTGACCATTTGAGTAAGCAACACGGCGGTACCGGTTCTGAAGGGCCGGAGCGCATGACTTTGCAACGTAAAAGCAAGAGCACTCTGAGTGTTACAGGCTCTCACGGCAAAGCAAAGTCTGTTCAGGTCGAGGTACGTAAAAAGCGCACTTACGTTAAAAAGAGCGCAATCGAGCAGCAAAAAGAGCAGGAAAGACTGGCTGCAGAGGAAGCTGCGCGCAAAGAAGCAGAGTTGAAAGCTCAGCAAGAAGCTGAGCAAAAAGCCAAAGAAGAAGCTGAGCGTAAGGCACAAGAGGAAGCCGAGCGTAAGGCATTAGAGGAAGCTGAGCGCAAGGCTAAAGATGAGGCAAAACGTGCAGCGCAAGCTGAACGTCAAGCGAAAGAACAGCAGAGTGAAGAAGTGGATAGCGCCCAACAAGAGAAAGAGAAACTAGAAGCAGAGCGTCTGCGCAAAGAAGCAGAAGCAGCTGCCCTAAAGAAAGCAGAAGAAGAAGCCAAGCGTAAAGCAGAAGAAGCGAAACGCTTAGCGGAAGAGAATGAAGCCCGCTGGAAAGCTGAAGAAGAAGAGCGCGCGCGTCGCGAAGCTTCTGCAGATCACCACCTTACGACGTCGACTTATGCGCGTGAAGCAGAAGACGAGTCAGATGCACAGGAAGAAAAGAGTGCACGTCGTAAGAAAAAGAAAAAGCCAGCTGAAAAAGTGGCTCAGCCAGTGCGTGGTAAAGGTAAAAAAGGCAAGCTTAAAGCGCCTACCTCGCTACAGCATGGCTTCAAGAAGCCAGTGAGTGAAGTGAAGCAGGAAGTACGTATCAGCGAGACCATCACAGTTGCTGAACTTGCATCACGTATGGCTGTGAAAGGCGTTGAAGTCGTTAAAACGATGATGAAGATGGGTGAAATGGTTACCATTAACCAAGTCATCGATCAGGAAACAGCGCAGGTTGTGGCTGAAGAAATGGGCCACAAAGTTGTTCTGGTTAAAGAGAACGAACTGGAAGAAAAAGTACTGAGCGAGCGTAACGAAAGTGAAGCGCTTGAGCAACGTGCACCAGTTGTTACCGTAATGGGTCACGTTGACCACGGTAAAACTTCAACACTGGATTACATCCGTAAAGCGAAGGTTGCTGCGGGCGAGGCCGGTGGTATTACTCAGCACATCGGTGCATACCATGTTGAAACCGAAGGCGGCATGATCACTTTCCTGGATACTCCTGGACACGCAGCGTTTACCTCAATGCGTGCACGTGGTGCCAAAGCGACTGATATCGTAGTACTGGTTGTTGCGGCTGATGATGGTGTAATGCCTCAGACTAAAGAAGCGGTACAACACGCCAAAGCGGCAGAAGTACCTCTTATCATCGCTGTAAACAAAATGGATAAAGAAGGCATTGACCCGGATCGTGTTAAAAACGAACTGGCACAGCTGGACGTTATTCCTGAAGAGTGGGGCGGTGATACGCAGTTCGTTCACATCTCAGCGAAAACTGGCCTGGGCATTGACGATTTGCTAGAAGCGATCCTGATGCAGTCTGAACTACTTGAGCTGAAAGCGGCACACAAAGGCATGGCATCAGGTGTGGTTATCGAATCTCGTCTTGATAAAGGTCGCGGTCCGGTTGCAACTGTATTGGTTCAGTCTGGTGAGCTTAACCAGGGCGATATCGTACTGTGTGGTCTGGAATATGGCCGTGTTCGTGCAATGAAAGACGAAAACGGTAAAGACATCACGACTGCAGGTCCTTCAATTCCGGTTGAAATCCTGGGTATGTCGGGTGTACCAGCTGCGGGTGACGAAGCAACTGTTGTTAAAGACGAGCGTAAAGCCCGTGAAGTGGCACTATACCGTCAGGGTAAATTCCGTGATGTGAAACTGGCGCGTCAGCAAAAAGCGAAGCTTGAAAACATGTTTACCAACATGACTGAAGGTGACGTGTCTGAAGTGAACGTGGTACTGAAAGCAGACGTACAGGGTTCAATCGAAGCTATCTCTGATTCTTTGGTTAAACTGTCTACAGACGAAGTTAAAGTGAAGATCGTTGGTAGCGGCGTAGGTGGTATCACCGAAACTGACGCAACCCTGGCAGCCGCGTCTAACGCCATCATCGTTGGCTTTAATGTTCGTGCTGATGCCTCTGCGCGTAAAGTGATTGAAGCTGAAAACCTGGACTTGCGTTACTACAGCGTAATCTACGACCTGATCGAAGAAGTGAAGCAGGCAATGTCGGGCATGCTGGCACCTGAATTCAAGCAAGAGATCATTGGTCTGGCTGAAGTACGTGACGTGTTCAAGTCGCCTAAGATCGGCTCTGTTGCGGGTTGTATGGTAACTGAAGGTGTGGTTAAACGTAGCGCACCTATCCGCGTACTGCGTGACAATGTTGTTATTTACGAAGGTGAGCTTGAATCACTGCGCCGCTTTAAAGATGACGTGGCAGAAGTTCGTAACGGCATGGAGTGTGGTATCGGCGTTAAGAACTATAATGACGTTAAGGTCGGTGACCAAATCGAGGTATTCGAAACCGTTGAAGTACAACGTACGTTGTAA
- the nusA gene encoding transcription termination factor NusA — protein sequence MAKEILLVAEAVSNEKAVPREKIFEALEFALATATKKKHDGEIEVRVSIDRKTGEYDTFRRWMVVNPQEDGSLENPYAEITFEAAQVEEPEIQLGDFVEEQIESIQFDRITTQMAKQVIVQKVREAERALIVDAYKDQEGELVTGVVKKASRDTVVLDLGNNAEAVIYREDMLPRESFRPGDRVRGLLYAVKPEARGAQLFVTRSKPEMLMELFRIEVPEIGEEMIELKGAARDPGSRAKIAVKSNDKRIDPVGACVGMRGARVQAVSTELGGERVDIVLYDDNPAQFVINAMAPAEVASIVMDEDTRTMEIAVEADNLAQAIGRNGQNVRLASQLTGWELNVMTVEDMERKSAEESDKLINLFTEALDIDDDFATLLINEGFSTLEEVAYVPVAEFLEIDGLDEDTVEELRKRAKDALTTKALRDEESLEGAEPAEDLLNLEGLDRHLAFVMASKGVITLEDLAEQGIDELVEITELSEQQAGDLIMAARNICWFGEQ from the coding sequence ATGGCAAAAGAAATATTATTGGTTGCAGAAGCTGTTTCCAATGAAAAAGCAGTCCCAAGAGAAAAGATTTTTGAAGCATTAGAGTTCGCACTAGCGACGGCCACCAAAAAGAAACATGATGGTGAGATCGAAGTACGCGTTTCTATCGACCGTAAGACTGGTGAGTATGACACTTTCCGTCGTTGGATGGTGGTAAACCCACAAGAAGATGGCTCTTTGGAAAACCCTTACGCAGAGATCACTTTTGAAGCGGCACAGGTTGAAGAACCAGAAATCCAGCTTGGTGACTTTGTTGAAGAGCAAATCGAATCTATCCAGTTCGACCGTATCACGACTCAGATGGCCAAGCAGGTCATCGTTCAAAAGGTACGTGAAGCTGAACGTGCACTGATTGTTGACGCTTACAAAGATCAGGAAGGTGAGCTGGTTACAGGTGTGGTCAAAAAAGCATCACGCGACACGGTTGTACTTGATTTGGGTAATAACGCTGAAGCCGTTATTTACCGCGAAGATATGCTACCGCGTGAAAGCTTCCGTCCAGGTGACCGCGTACGTGGTCTGCTGTATGCGGTTAAGCCTGAAGCGCGCGGTGCGCAGCTGTTTGTAACGCGTTCTAAACCTGAAATGCTGATGGAACTATTCCGCATTGAAGTACCTGAAATCGGCGAAGAGATGATCGAGCTCAAAGGTGCTGCACGTGATCCAGGCTCACGCGCCAAAATTGCGGTAAAATCAAATGACAAACGCATCGACCCTGTGGGCGCGTGTGTGGGTATGCGTGGTGCGCGTGTGCAGGCTGTGTCTACCGAGCTAGGTGGCGAGCGTGTTGATATCGTATTGTATGATGACAACCCGGCTCAGTTTGTTATTAACGCCATGGCGCCTGCAGAAGTTGCATCGATCGTAATGGATGAAGACACCCGTACGATGGAAATTGCAGTAGAAGCAGACAATCTGGCTCAGGCGATTGGCCGTAACGGTCAGAACGTTCGTCTTGCCAGCCAGTTGACAGGTTGGGAACTAAACGTGATGACAGTGGAAGACATGGAGCGCAAGAGCGCAGAAGAGTCTGATAAGCTTATCAATCTGTTCACCGAAGCGCTGGACATTGACGATGACTTTGCCACGTTACTGATCAACGAAGGTTTCTCAACGTTAGAGGAAGTAGCTTACGTGCCAGTAGCTGAGTTCCTTGAAATCGATGGTCTGGACGAAGACACAGTAGAAGAACTGCGTAAGCGTGCGAAAGACGCATTGACAACGAAAGCGTTGCGTGACGAAGAAAGCCTGGAAGGCGCAGAGCCTGCAGAAGATTTGCTTAACCTTGAAGGTCTGGACCGCCACCTGGCGTTTGTTATGGCCAGCAAAGGGGTGATCACGCTAGAAGATCTGGCTGAGCAGGGCATTGACGAATTAGTCGAAATCACTGAATTATCTGAACAACAAGCGGGTGACTTGATCATGGCCGCACGTAATATTTGTTGGTTTGGTGAGCAATAG
- the rimP gene encoding ribosome maturation factor RimP has protein sequence MTKLEQELTTMLEPAVEACGFELLGLEVMQAGRHSTLRIYIDHENGINVDNCADVSRQVSAILDVEDPITNEYNLEVSSPGVDRPLFKQAHYEQAVGEEVRLRTKLPQEGRRNFKGDLIAVNGDMITLTVDGQEHHLMLSNIERANMIAKF, from the coding sequence GTGACAAAACTCGAGCAAGAATTAACGACTATGTTAGAGCCGGCTGTTGAAGCCTGTGGCTTCGAGTTGCTCGGTCTGGAAGTGATGCAAGCCGGTCGTCATTCGACTCTGCGCATCTATATTGACCATGAGAATGGCATCAATGTAGATAATTGTGCAGATGTGAGCCGTCAGGTCAGTGCTATTCTGGATGTCGAGGACCCCATTACAAATGAATACAACCTGGAAGTGTCTTCACCTGGTGTAGACAGACCATTATTCAAACAAGCTCATTATGAGCAAGCAGTGGGCGAAGAAGTGCGCTTGCGTACAAAGCTTCCACAGGAAGGTCGCCGTAACTTTAAAGGCGACTTAATTGCAGTTAATGGCGATATGATCACGCTAACCGTCGATGGTCAGGAGCATCACCTTATGCTCAGCAACATCGAGCGCGCGAACATGATCGCAAAATTTTAA
- a CDS encoding delta-class carbonic anhydrase, whose translation MKKVILCASMTALTILSFNTLANSCDGFGPQTPRDIDQLHGENKRIFSLAPPASDMNLCNIHFHKNAEHKAKDFSVFAGNGKYGGYQCNATSSLTEAELRAPKGKVCKNVKPGDTIEVHWVHSSCDVAPGKGLGSCLSNECANPDLRVETQVFLVVNDEDALDFNDLSYDGNIVNGYHQAKYIPQTTGKPVEFLGSTTGPSYNNKQCSPLQVTWSVRPACAKVDINSLASWCEDNVFEEDHAHGVRQLVTDPKLLSPIK comes from the coding sequence ATGAAAAAGGTTATTTTATGCGCCTCAATGACAGCGCTGACAATATTATCTTTTAATACTCTAGCAAACAGTTGCGACGGCTTTGGCCCACAAACCCCACGGGATATTGATCAGCTGCATGGAGAAAATAAGCGGATATTTTCACTTGCACCGCCAGCCAGCGACATGAACTTATGTAATATCCATTTTCATAAGAATGCAGAACACAAAGCAAAGGACTTCTCGGTATTTGCAGGTAACGGTAAGTACGGTGGCTATCAATGTAATGCTACCAGCAGCCTGACCGAAGCTGAATTGCGTGCGCCAAAAGGTAAAGTTTGTAAAAACGTTAAGCCTGGCGATACCATTGAAGTTCACTGGGTACACAGTTCATGTGATGTTGCGCCCGGAAAAGGATTAGGTTCCTGCCTGAGTAATGAGTGTGCGAACCCAGACCTGCGCGTCGAAACTCAGGTTTTCCTCGTTGTAAACGATGAAGATGCACTGGACTTCAATGATTTAAGCTATGATGGCAACATAGTCAACGGCTACCATCAGGCGAAATATATTCCACAAACGACCGGTAAACCGGTTGAGTTTCTGGGTTCTACCACAGGACCCAGCTACAACAATAAGCAGTGTTCACCTCTTCAGGTCACCTGGAGTGTCAGACCGGCCTGCGCCAAAGTTGATATTAACAGCCTCGCCAGTTGGTGTGAGGACAACGTATTTGAAGAGGATCACGCCCACGGTGTCAGACAGTTAGTGACCGATCCTAAGTTACTTTCTCCGATAAAATAA
- a CDS encoding globin, giving the protein MSISPYQYQLLNQSFTTLKPNFHCFCVSFYNKLKHCRVSMTLPESERHVLSLEYRLHDFMQQCLINLPRQHALTQFLRQQSILIAALAPSVKDISTFCNSLLEVLKVHLGAQFTLAVRNAWKRALHVFANIIKSELFGISNVVQLDRYRNQAAARLKT; this is encoded by the coding sequence ATGAGTATTTCACCTTATCAGTACCAGCTGTTGAACCAGTCTTTCACTACACTTAAGCCTAATTTTCACTGCTTCTGCGTAAGTTTCTACAATAAACTTAAACATTGCCGGGTTAGTATGACCTTGCCCGAATCAGAACGGCATGTTTTATCTTTGGAGTATCGACTACACGATTTTATGCAGCAATGCCTGATTAACCTTCCCAGGCAACATGCACTAACCCAGTTTCTTCGCCAACAGAGTATTTTGATTGCTGCGCTGGCACCTTCGGTCAAAGATATCAGCACTTTCTGCAACAGTTTGCTTGAAGTACTTAAGGTGCACTTGGGTGCACAGTTTACGCTTGCTGTACGCAACGCCTGGAAAAGAGCCCTGCATGTGTTTGCTAATATCATTAAATCGGAGCTGTTTGGGATCTCCAATGTTGTACAGCTTGATCGGTATCGTAATCAGGCCGCGGCACGCTTGAAAACTTAA
- a CDS encoding DUF3019 domain-containing protein translates to MYFKLTSAITIGMLCASTTAYATSKDDRKGILQAAPNKCVALHEGRTCYTDVTFSISAPQAGDYCIRESSSKKILQCWANASHFEYLLAFGSAESVSYELISKTKRDVLAVTTINVNWVHKVRNKKRRWQRLF, encoded by the coding sequence ATGTATTTTAAGCTCACTTCAGCCATCACTATCGGGATGCTCTGCGCTTCGACAACTGCGTATGCGACTTCCAAAGATGATAGGAAAGGGATATTACAGGCTGCACCGAATAAGTGTGTTGCATTGCATGAAGGAAGAACTTGCTACACTGATGTGACGTTCTCAATTTCGGCCCCTCAAGCGGGTGATTACTGTATAAGAGAGAGTAGCTCTAAGAAGATTTTACAGTGCTGGGCTAATGCTAGCCACTTCGAGTACTTGCTGGCTTTTGGGTCTGCCGAAAGTGTCAGCTATGAGCTAATCTCTAAAACTAAGCGAGATGTCCTGGCTGTGACTACTATAAACGTTAATTGGGTTCACAAGGTACGCAATAAAAAACGGCGTTGGCAGCGTTTGTTTTGA